One Pseudodesulfovibrio senegalensis DNA segment encodes these proteins:
- a CDS encoding sigma-54-dependent transcriptional regulator: MRKMLVITRDGNRSAKIGGLLDQREEIQTRTALCSSAHEEDREVDTLFVDVESLLAKNKSINKALEEFWANYPSAAIVVMADDEQTKVAVDAVKAGAFDYLTHPIEKEELGLVVDKVRKSDALQSELDYLRGQFWDEDSLEFVDTRNKAMRDFFAKIRQVAGTRTTVLLTGETGTGKSLIAKLIHSHSNRKDKPFISIHCGAIPETLVESELFGHEKGAFTGAVRRKLGKFELAHGGTIFLDEIGTVSPSVQVKLLNVIQERVLQRVGGENDIPVDVRIIAATNEDMKELCEKGTFRTDLFYRLNVFPVRIPPLRERPEDIPRLIEGFIKQFNGLLNREITGISEHVLDALLQYDWPGNVRELENVIERACILETDDVLHPNSFPPDLLDAHGEVLTALVKTSLPLKQARQLTIDNFERQYLTNLLEQCNGVMKMAAEKAGVTTRQLNKLMNRHGLRRKNFQKRNS, translated from the coding sequence ATGAGAAAAATGCTGGTCATAACGCGCGATGGAAATCGTTCCGCAAAAATTGGCGGCCTGCTGGATCAACGAGAGGAAATCCAGACCAGAACGGCCCTGTGCTCATCCGCCCATGAAGAGGACCGGGAGGTGGATACGCTCTTTGTGGACGTGGAGTCTCTGCTCGCAAAAAACAAATCCATCAACAAGGCTCTTGAAGAATTTTGGGCGAACTACCCGTCTGCGGCCATTGTGGTCATGGCTGACGATGAACAGACAAAAGTCGCCGTCGACGCCGTCAAGGCCGGCGCTTTCGATTACCTGACCCATCCCATTGAAAAGGAAGAGCTCGGTCTGGTCGTGGACAAGGTTCGAAAATCCGACGCGCTCCAGTCAGAGCTCGACTATCTGCGCGGCCAGTTCTGGGATGAAGACTCGCTTGAATTCGTGGATACCCGCAACAAGGCCATGCGCGATTTTTTCGCCAAAATCCGTCAGGTGGCCGGAACAAGAACAACGGTCCTTCTCACCGGGGAAACAGGAACGGGCAAAAGCCTCATTGCCAAGCTCATCCACAGCCACAGCAACCGGAAAGACAAGCCATTCATAAGCATTCACTGCGGAGCCATCCCTGAAACACTGGTGGAAAGCGAACTGTTCGGTCATGAAAAAGGCGCATTTACAGGAGCTGTCCGCCGCAAGCTGGGCAAATTCGAGCTGGCACATGGCGGGACCATTTTCCTCGACGAAATCGGCACGGTCAGTCCTTCGGTTCAGGTCAAACTGCTCAACGTGATTCAGGAGCGTGTTCTTCAGCGCGTGGGCGGTGAAAACGACATCCCGGTGGATGTGAGGATCATCGCCGCGACCAACGAAGACATGAAGGAACTGTGTGAAAAGGGAACGTTCAGAACGGATTTATTCTACAGGTTGAATGTGTTCCCTGTACGGATTCCTCCCCTCAGGGAACGCCCGGAAGACATTCCCCGGTTGATTGAAGGTTTCATCAAACAATTCAACGGATTGTTGAACAGGGAAATCACAGGCATTTCCGAGCACGTTCTGGATGCCCTGCTACAGTACGATTGGCCGGGCAACGTCCGGGAACTGGAAAATGTCATTGAACGGGCCTGCATCCTGGAAACGGATGATGTACTGCACCCAAACAGCTTCCCACCTGACCTGCTCGACGCACATGGCGAAGTCCTGACTGCATTGGTGAAAACCAGTCTGCCGCTGAAGCAGGCCCGGCAACTCACGATAGACAATTTTGAGCGGCAATATCTTACCAACCTGCTCGAACAATGCAACGGCGTAATGAAAATGGCCGCGGAAAAGGCCGGAGTGACAACCCGCCAACTGAACAAACTCATGAACCGCCACGGGCTTCGGCGTAAAAACTTTCAAAAACGGAACTCATAG
- a CDS encoding SET domain-containing protein, translating to MIHPNTVIKTVSPEIGIGVFATHCIPKGTIVVVRDQVDTCLTQTEFQHMAEPMRSFMETYFYHDKHGNLVLSWDHARYMNHSCNSNTMMTDYHLEIAVRDIAPGEEVTTEYGLLNIQEPYELFCHCDNCRKALRLDDIDVHAKDWDKLIQAALHAVPLVDQPLWPLLTPNRQERLQRLLQGSTPYSSVRSLKWRRPKKG from the coding sequence ATGATCCATCCAAATACGGTCATCAAAACCGTGTCGCCGGAAATCGGCATCGGCGTGTTCGCCACCCATTGCATCCCCAAAGGCACCATCGTCGTGGTCAGGGACCAAGTCGACACCTGCCTGACGCAAACGGAATTCCAACACATGGCCGAGCCCATGCGTTCCTTCATGGAAACCTATTTCTACCATGACAAACACGGCAACCTTGTCCTGAGTTGGGACCACGCCCGGTACATGAATCACAGTTGCAACAGCAACACCATGATGACCGATTACCATCTGGAAATCGCGGTGCGGGACATCGCCCCGGGAGAGGAGGTAACTACGGAATACGGATTGCTGAACATTCAGGAGCCATACGAACTCTTTTGCCATTGCGACAACTGCCGCAAGGCACTGCGCCTCGACGATATCGACGTGCATGCAAAGGACTGGGACAAGCTGATACAAGCGGCGCTGCACGCCGTTCCTCTCGTGGACCAGCCGCTCTGGCCCCTGCTGACCCCAAACCGGCAAGAGCGGTTGCAGCGGCTTCTTCAAGGTTCGACCCCGTATTCTTCGGTCCGCAGCCTGAAATGGCGACGCCCGAAAAAGGGCTGA
- a CDS encoding GNAT family N-acetyltransferase, with protein sequence MRPVFERSTLVPENLVFREALPEDLPFLLTLEQTSFPQRRQSSRHSLRRSITSSSQLVVIVESKAQKKCTPIGAAVLFLFKQTLRIYSFAVLEDRRKSGIGSALLNRVLDFACSHGYERISLEVDATNVRLAAWYQRFGFESSHPLKDYYGTGEHALRMVLLLSGKNGDTERVVLVVDEPNVAGKIAPGIKFVAATEYLSDTHYANSNSFHVLNLCNSYKTHSLGYYVSLLASARNHRVTPSVMAMKDASTPLVAQSLLDEIREDMQSRFSSTPDSHIQLTCILGMTPDSRYKRLVKKLFLLFSIPFFTITLEKHTTWKVKKIKPLKIKQVAASHPKLLQTALHQYCAKKRYNRQRLKRYEYDLAILVNSEEPTPPSCPVALDKFRKAAEKIGFFVEFITRADRHRICEFDALFIRETTAMDNHTYAMARHAYTEGLVVVDDPWSIMLCSNKVYLHEKLTGAGICQPKGWLLTHPLCTPSYLRSLPIPLVLKLPESSFSLGVFRVDSHEELEQKLRQMFTKTELVIAQEFLTSDYDWRIGLLDNTPLFACKYYMADNHWQIYNWQPGESGEFSGRHETLSVNQVPAHVLKAAANASSLIGNGFYGVDIKEINGKAYVIEVNDNPNVDDGVEDMFLGDELYERIMRSLYNRIETERHQIRYLY encoded by the coding sequence ATGCGTCCCGTATTCGAGAGAAGCACTCTCGTGCCCGAAAACCTGGTCTTCCGGGAGGCTCTTCCCGAGGACCTGCCCTTTCTTCTGACGCTCGAACAAACCAGTTTCCCCCAGCGCCGGCAAAGCTCGCGCCATAGTCTTCGCCGGAGCATCACCAGTTCCAGCCAGCTGGTGGTCATTGTGGAAAGCAAGGCACAAAAAAAATGCACCCCGATAGGTGCGGCCGTCTTGTTTCTCTTCAAACAAACGTTGCGCATATATTCGTTCGCAGTCCTCGAGGACCGCAGAAAGTCCGGCATCGGATCGGCATTGCTCAATCGTGTGCTCGACTTTGCCTGCAGCCACGGCTACGAGAGAATTTCGCTGGAGGTCGATGCCACAAACGTTCGACTCGCCGCGTGGTACCAACGTTTCGGTTTCGAATCCTCGCACCCCCTGAAGGATTACTACGGAACCGGGGAACACGCCTTGCGCATGGTTCTGCTGCTTTCAGGAAAAAACGGCGACACAGAACGGGTTGTGCTTGTGGTGGATGAACCGAACGTGGCCGGCAAAATCGCTCCGGGTATCAAATTCGTTGCAGCCACGGAGTACCTTTCGGATACGCATTATGCCAATTCAAACAGCTTCCATGTGCTGAACCTGTGCAATTCCTACAAAACCCACTCGTTGGGATATTATGTTTCCCTGCTGGCCTCGGCTCGCAACCATCGGGTAACCCCTTCAGTAATGGCCATGAAAGACGCCAGCACCCCTCTTGTGGCGCAAAGTCTTTTGGATGAAATCCGTGAGGATATGCAAAGCCGGTTTTCATCCACGCCCGATTCCCACATACAACTGACCTGCATATTGGGCATGACCCCGGACTCCCGCTACAAACGCTTGGTGAAAAAGCTGTTCCTCCTGTTTTCCATACCGTTTTTCACGATCACCTTGGAAAAGCACACAACATGGAAAGTCAAAAAAATAAAACCCCTGAAAATAAAACAGGTTGCAGCGTCTCACCCAAAGTTGCTGCAAACGGCCCTGCACCAGTATTGTGCAAAAAAACGCTACAATCGCCAACGTCTGAAGCGGTATGAATATGATTTGGCCATATTGGTGAACAGCGAGGAACCCACGCCTCCCTCCTGCCCCGTCGCCCTGGATAAATTTCGGAAGGCAGCGGAAAAAATCGGCTTTTTCGTGGAATTCATAACCCGGGCGGACCGCCATCGCATCTGCGAATTCGACGCGCTGTTCATTCGGGAAACAACGGCCATGGACAACCACACGTACGCCATGGCCCGCCACGCATATACGGAAGGTCTTGTGGTGGTGGACGACCCTTGGTCCATCATGCTGTGCTCCAACAAGGTCTATCTCCATGAAAAGCTGACAGGCGCCGGCATCTGCCAGCCAAAGGGTTGGCTGCTGACACATCCGTTATGCACGCCATCCTATCTGCGTTCCCTTCCGATCCCGCTGGTTCTCAAGCTTCCTGAAAGCTCGTTTTCCCTTGGCGTGTTCCGGGTGGATTCCCATGAGGAGTTGGAGCAGAAGCTGCGGCAGATGTTCACAAAAACCGAGCTCGTTATCGCCCAGGAATTTTTAACCTCCGATTATGATTGGCGCATCGGGCTTCTGGACAACACGCCTCTTTTCGCCTGCAAATACTACATGGCCGACAACCATTGGCAGATATACAACTGGCAACCGGGGGAGAGCGGAGAATTCAGCGGCAGGCATGAAACATTGTCGGTAAACCAGGTCCCCGCCCACGTCCTCAAGGCCGCGGCAAACGCATCGTCGCTCATTGGGAACGGCTTCTATGGCGTGGATATCAAGGAAATAAACGGCAAGGCATACGTCATCGAAGTGAACGACAACCCCAATGTGGATGACGGAGTCGAAGACATGTTTCTGGGGGACGAACTCTATGAGCGCATCATGCGTTCACTGTACAACCGCATTGAAACCGAACGACATCAGATTCGCTACCTGTACTGA
- the cas3 gene encoding CRISPR-associated helicase Cas3': MQYDYWGKTFLDGDWHHLGHHCLDVAAVAERLLDTNPVWSARMVDLAPMPSVHARSLLLFLAACHDLGKFHPGFQRLTPLGEKFGHRRGGYAHHHTEYGLAFWEKLWPWDYLDLPDEYSLKPLLTAAFCHHGSPRGICDLGHSTFSVEADAEAFVREMAARFLCESYEQFREAELEPLSWFAAGLIILADWIGSNEHWFKPVSRWDGFEAYWPAAQGRAADAVAALGLAGARATDTCGFADLLPHLKGCAPSHMQQAVLDLPEPAGPEMLIIEDLTGGGKTEAALLAAHRSMRFGLASGLYVGLPTMATANAMYERLARGYRALFDQDIFFALAHGGTFLNETYMSGLGARQGADNDEGAAVSAHWLADSRKKALLAACGVGTIDQALLGVLGAKHQSLRLLGLCRSVLVVDEVHSYDVYTGELLANLLRFHAAMGGSAVLLSATMTDELRRSLAGAWRNGRTLAGKSVPEFEQDADPFSVPFPLMTRLTDEKSESMLVATRRALNVVVDSVHDESGMFDTLRRAFKAGACACWIRNTVADVLDAARLLVEEYGLPADRVLVFHSRFTGADRADIERDVLHLFGKESVASDRAGKILIASQVVEQSLDLDFDVLLSDLAPMELMIQRAGRCHRHERSRPVGYETAVMRVLMPEPGDDAPGDWYGAMFEKGQYVYPRPAVLWRTARLLCTKGAIVLPRDARELVEGAYGDGVLCAPQSMDGREMDAFGKECADKAVACFGSLDFSGGYSLEGSPWGDDVAAPTRLGEPGHGLRLLRVEDDGVRLWSDDGKGVTMDNCVRSEVRVAVRLLSSAHVPESCAGAVSSLMESMPDKGRWCVYLPLREISPGVWSGSGEDGRGVARNVRYDRRCGLVVD, encoded by the coding sequence GTGCAATACGATTATTGGGGAAAGACGTTTTTGGACGGGGACTGGCATCATCTGGGGCATCATTGTCTGGACGTTGCGGCCGTGGCCGAACGGCTGTTGGACACGAACCCGGTGTGGTCGGCCCGCATGGTGGATCTTGCGCCTATGCCATCCGTCCATGCGCGTTCCTTGCTTCTTTTTCTTGCCGCGTGCCATGATCTGGGCAAGTTCCATCCTGGCTTTCAGCGTTTGACCCCGTTGGGTGAAAAGTTTGGACACCGTCGCGGCGGGTATGCGCACCATCATACGGAATACGGGCTTGCCTTTTGGGAAAAATTATGGCCGTGGGACTATCTTGACCTGCCGGACGAGTATTCCCTGAAACCGTTGCTGACGGCCGCATTCTGCCATCACGGTTCCCCCCGCGGCATCTGCGATTTGGGGCATTCCACGTTTTCCGTGGAGGCCGACGCCGAAGCGTTCGTGCGCGAGATGGCGGCGCGTTTCCTTTGCGAATCATATGAACAGTTCCGGGAGGCGGAGCTTGAGCCGTTGTCGTGGTTCGCGGCCGGGCTGATCATCCTTGCGGACTGGATCGGCTCCAACGAGCATTGGTTCAAGCCCGTTTCCAGGTGGGACGGTTTTGAAGCCTATTGGCCCGCCGCGCAGGGGCGGGCTGCCGATGCCGTGGCAGCGCTCGGGCTGGCCGGGGCGCGCGCCACGGATACCTGCGGATTCGCGGACCTGCTGCCCCATTTGAAGGGGTGCGCGCCAAGCCACATGCAGCAGGCTGTTCTGGACCTGCCGGAACCGGCCGGGCCGGAAATGCTCATCATCGAGGACCTGACCGGCGGGGGCAAAACCGAGGCGGCCCTGCTGGCCGCGCACCGCTCCATGCGCTTTGGTCTTGCCTCGGGCCTGTACGTGGGGCTGCCCACCATGGCCACTGCCAACGCCATGTACGAACGCCTCGCCCGGGGATACCGGGCCTTGTTCGATCAGGATATTTTTTTCGCCCTCGCGCACGGCGGCACCTTTCTCAATGAAACATACATGTCCGGCCTTGGCGCGCGCCAAGGGGCGGACAACGACGAGGGAGCCGCGGTCAGCGCCCACTGGCTGGCGGACAGCCGCAAGAAAGCCCTGCTGGCGGCGTGCGGCGTGGGCACCATTGATCAGGCCTTGCTGGGCGTGCTCGGGGCCAAACATCAGTCCCTGCGGCTGTTGGGCCTGTGCCGCTCCGTGCTGGTGGTGGACGAGGTGCATTCCTATGACGTTTACACCGGCGAACTGCTGGCGAACCTGCTGCGATTCCATGCCGCCATGGGCGGCAGTGCCGTGCTGCTCTCGGCCACCATGACGGATGAGTTGCGTCGGAGTCTGGCCGGGGCATGGCGCAATGGCCGCACCCTTGCCGGGAAAAGCGTGCCGGAATTCGAACAGGACGCGGACCCGTTTTCCGTGCCCTTTCCGCTCATGACCCGGCTGACGGACGAGAAAAGCGAATCCATGCTCGTGGCCACGCGCCGGGCGCTGAACGTGGTCGTGGATTCGGTGCATGACGAATCCGGCATGTTCGATACCTTGCGCCGGGCTTTCAAGGCCGGGGCCTGCGCCTGCTGGATTCGCAATACCGTGGCGGACGTGCTGGATGCGGCGCGGTTGCTGGTGGAGGAGTATGGCCTGCCCGCCGACAGGGTGCTGGTGTTTCATTCCCGGTTCACGGGCGCGGACAGGGCCGATATCGAACGGGATGTCTTGCACCTGTTCGGCAAGGAAAGCGTTGCGTCCGACCGGGCCGGTAAAATTCTGATCGCTTCACAGGTGGTAGAGCAGTCCCTTGATTTGGATTTTGATGTTTTGCTGAGCGATCTCGCGCCCATGGAGTTGATGATCCAGCGGGCCGGACGGTGCCACAGGCACGAGCGTTCGCGCCCGGTCGGCTATGAAACCGCAGTGATGCGGGTGCTCATGCCCGAACCGGGGGACGATGCGCCCGGAGACTGGTACGGAGCCATGTTCGAAAAGGGGCAGTACGTGTATCCGCGTCCGGCCGTGTTGTGGCGCACGGCCCGACTTTTGTGCACCAAGGGGGCCATCGTGTTGCCACGCGACGCGCGGGAACTGGTGGAGGGCGCTTATGGGGACGGCGTTCTATGTGCCCCGCAAAGTATGGACGGCCGGGAAATGGACGCCTTTGGCAAGGAATGCGCGGACAAGGCCGTGGCCTGTTTCGGTTCCCTTGATTTTTCCGGGGGCTATTCGCTGGAGGGTTCCCCATGGGGCGACGACGTGGCTGCCCCCACTCGATTGGGCGAGCCGGGCCATGGCCTGCGGCTGCTGCGCGTGGAGGATGACGGCGTGCGCCTGTGGTCTGACGACGGCAAGGGCGTGACCATGGACAACTGCGTGCGTTCCGAGGTGCGTGTAGCCGTGCGCCTGCTTTCGTCCGCCCATGTCCCGGAATCCTGCGCCGGAGCCGTGTCTTCGCTCATGGAGTCCATGCCGGACAAGGGCAGGTGGTGCGTCTACCTGCCCCTGCGCGAAATTTCGCCCGGCGTGTGGTCCGGTTCCGGGGAGGACGGCAGGGGCGTGGCCAGAAACGTCCGCTATGACCGGCGGTGCGGTCTGGTTGTTGACTGA
- the casA gene encoding type I-E CRISPR-associated protein Cse1/CasA, protein MKYNLLDEPWLPALFGDGRTEWIRPWEIVGDDPPVGLNPQRADFRAALMEFLVGLLQTAFAPADIRARDRMLDSPPGQEALREAFEAHREFFNLFGERPRFMQDLTMNEADKPKLNKAAFLFIEQPGDNTEKKNKDLFVKRGLIKTLCPACAASALYTMQVFSPAGGRGLRTSMRGGGPLSTLCAGDTLWQSLWLNVAPANVRQGGIEPASGREVLASRVYAWAAPTRTSDKNEQVHPQDMHPLHAFWGMPRRIVLREEAAQGPCHVCGREHELAVREFLSRPNGYNYGPEWVHPLTPYTMEQGKPPLSIKGRSNIDAYSNWLGVVYGEPNAKRHMHAALCVHNAGRRGGRIGVAGYDMANDKARQWCEHVFPSFALLGDEATFGAEVRGMVAAADQVRRNLLGALKDALVHEAGKNQAKTDMSLFENANNMFWGRTEATFYDNAARLAALPDRNASLSERDELRLVWGRVLLAESSKLFEEIAERFGIPPERMERCVEAHRRMKNYNIKHLRGMEMYPPREA, encoded by the coding sequence ATGAAATACAATTTATTGGATGAGCCGTGGCTGCCCGCGCTTTTTGGCGACGGGCGGACCGAATGGATACGGCCTTGGGAAATCGTGGGCGATGATCCGCCCGTGGGCCTGAATCCGCAACGTGCGGATTTTCGGGCCGCGCTCATGGAATTCCTCGTGGGCCTGTTGCAGACCGCGTTTGCGCCTGCGGACATACGCGCCCGGGACCGCATGCTCGACTCCCCGCCGGGACAAGAGGCACTTCGTGAGGCCTTTGAGGCCCACCGGGAATTCTTCAATCTCTTTGGCGAGCGGCCACGGTTCATGCAGGATCTGACCATGAATGAAGCGGACAAGCCGAAGCTTAATAAGGCTGCATTTTTGTTTATTGAGCAACCCGGCGATAATACAGAAAAGAAAAATAAAGATTTGTTTGTTAAAAGAGGGCTAATTAAAACTCTTTGTCCAGCCTGCGCTGCATCGGCCTTGTACACCATGCAAGTGTTTTCTCCCGCTGGGGGAAGAGGCCTTCGCACGTCCATGCGCGGGGGAGGACCGCTTTCGACCCTGTGCGCGGGAGATACCCTGTGGCAAAGCCTGTGGTTGAACGTGGCTCCGGCCAATGTCAGGCAGGGGGGCATCGAACCCGCTTCGGGCAGGGAGGTGCTCGCTTCCCGCGTGTATGCATGGGCCGCGCCCACGCGCACCAGCGACAAAAACGAACAGGTGCACCCGCAGGACATGCATCCCTTGCACGCGTTCTGGGGCATGCCCCGGCGCATTGTGCTGCGTGAGGAAGCGGCCCAAGGGCCGTGTCATGTCTGCGGCAGGGAACATGAACTGGCCGTGCGCGAGTTCCTTTCCCGGCCCAACGGATACAACTACGGCCCGGAATGGGTGCATCCGCTCACGCCCTACACCATGGAACAGGGCAAACCGCCCCTGTCCATCAAGGGTCGCAGCAACATCGATGCCTACAGCAATTGGCTGGGCGTGGTCTATGGCGAGCCGAACGCCAAGCGGCACATGCACGCGGCCCTATGCGTGCACAATGCCGGGAGGCGCGGCGGCCGGATCGGCGTGGCCGGGTATGACATGGCTAATGATAAGGCCCGGCAATGGTGCGAGCATGTCTTCCCTTCCTTTGCCCTGCTCGGGGACGAAGCGACCTTCGGCGCGGAGGTGCGCGGCATGGTGGCCGCTGCGGATCAGGTGCGGCGCAACCTGCTGGGCGCGCTCAAGGACGCGCTGGTGCACGAGGCCGGAAAGAATCAGGCCAAGACCGACATGAGCCTTTTCGAGAACGCCAACAACATGTTCTGGGGCCGTACCGAAGCGACGTTTTATGACAACGCGGCCCGCCTTGCCGCCTTGCCGGATCGCAACGCTAGCCTGTCCGAACGGGACGAACTGCGTCTTGTGTGGGGCAGGGTGCTGCTGGCCGAGTCCTCGAAGTTGTTCGAGGAAATCGCCGAACGGTTCGGCATCCCGCCGGAGCGCATGGAGCGCTGCGTGGAAGCGCACAGGCGCATGAAGAATTACAATATCAAGCATTTGCGCGGCATGGAAATGTATCCGCCCAGGGAGGCATGA
- the casB gene encoding type I-E CRISPR-associated protein Cse2/CasB, giving the protein MMKLDQAFNDDGFWKAVESWWHGLDKDRGQRAGLRRAKSRTEVYVSPAYRNGLVEKLARFELDEPDLERLALAAGVLAKARHLRKGHFAAVFAREGKGSPDMRDVRFRKLLAVEDGEYDELYRMLVRFVDMCGGAASLGGLIRHTMYWNDQARMNWAREYYPNRSKA; this is encoded by the coding sequence ATGATGAAATTGGATCAGGCATTCAATGACGACGGCTTCTGGAAGGCCGTGGAATCGTGGTGGCATGGTCTGGACAAGGACCGTGGCCAGCGGGCCGGTCTGCGCCGGGCCAAAAGCCGCACCGAGGTGTATGTGTCCCCGGCCTATCGCAACGGGCTGGTGGAGAAATTGGCTCGGTTCGAACTGGACGAGCCCGATCTGGAGCGGCTGGCCCTTGCGGCCGGTGTGCTGGCCAAGGCCCGGCATTTGCGCAAGGGGCATTTCGCCGCCGTGTTCGCCCGGGAGGGCAAGGGCTCCCCGGACATGCGCGACGTGCGTTTCCGCAAGCTGCTGGCCGTGGAGGACGGCGAATACGACGAACTGTACCGCATGTTGGTGCGGTTCGTGGACATGTGCGGCGGCGCGGCCAGCCTCGGCGGGCTGATCCGGCATACCATGTACTGGAACGATCAGGCCCGCATGAACTGGGCCCGGGAATACTACCCCAACCGAAGCAAAGCATAA
- the cas7e gene encoding type I-E CRISPR-associated protein Cas7/Cse4/CasC, which produces MSRFIQLHVLTTYPASNLNRDDLGRPKTVKMGGCQRLRVSSQSLKRAWRTSEHISGALGDHFGKRTKEVGKYAYFALTNGVTFAESMEDIAATGGLATLKQAAAAKIARAVAGVFAKNKAEYKAKADAFVEKDFLESLETEQMAHLNPVELAAVGKLVEACRETGKEPEKEALDLLRGEANAVDVAMFGRMLASRPEYNVEAAVQVAHAMTVHKGVVEDDFFTAVDDLNRDDAGAGHMGVAEFGAGLFYLYVCVDRDLLLENLGGDEDLCNRTLGALARAVYTVSPSGKQNSFASRAVASYCVAEKGDAHARTLAEAFLKPVNGEDMLADALAALESKRESFNAILGEEAASMVCGHGRKTLKDLCDFITE; this is translated from the coding sequence ATGTCCCGTTTCATTCAACTGCACGTTTTGACCACGTATCCGGCCAGCAACCTGAACCGCGACGACCTCGGACGCCCCAAGACCGTGAAGATGGGCGGCTGCCAGCGGCTGCGCGTTTCCTCCCAGAGCCTGAAACGCGCATGGCGTACCTCGGAACACATCTCGGGCGCGCTGGGCGATCATTTCGGCAAGCGCACCAAGGAAGTCGGCAAGTACGCGTATTTCGCCCTGACTAACGGCGTGACCTTTGCGGAAAGCATGGAAGATATTGCGGCAACGGGCGGGCTCGCGACCCTGAAGCAGGCGGCTGCCGCCAAGATCGCGCGGGCTGTGGCGGGCGTGTTCGCCAAGAACAAGGCCGAATACAAGGCCAAGGCGGACGCCTTTGTGGAAAAGGATTTTCTCGAATCCCTCGAAACCGAGCAGATGGCCCACCTGAACCCCGTGGAACTGGCGGCCGTGGGCAAGTTGGTGGAGGCCTGCCGCGAGACCGGCAAGGAGCCGGAAAAGGAAGCGCTGGATCTTTTGCGCGGTGAAGCCAACGCCGTGGACGTGGCCATGTTCGGCCGCATGCTGGCCAGCCGTCCGGAATACAACGTGGAGGCCGCCGTGCAGGTGGCGCACGCCATGACCGTTCACAAGGGCGTTGTGGAGGACGATTTCTTCACCGCCGTGGACGACCTGAACCGTGACGACGCCGGGGCCGGGCACATGGGTGTGGCCGAGTTCGGCGCGGGCCTGTTCTATCTGTACGTGTGCGTGGACCGCGACCTGCTGCTGGAAAACCTCGGCGGCGATGAAGACCTTTGCAACCGCACCCTCGGGGCGCTGGCACGGGCTGTGTACACGGTCAGTCCTTCGGGCAAGCAGAACAGCTTCGCTTCCCGCGCCGTGGCTTCCTATTGCGTGGCGGAAAAGGGCGACGCCCATGCTCGTACCCTTGCCGAGGCGTTCCTCAAGCCCGTGAACGGCGAGGACATGCTTGCGGATGCCCTTGCCGCGCTCGAATCCAAACGCGAGAGCTTCAACGCCATATTGGGCGAGGAGGCCGCGTCCATGGTTTGCGGCCATGGCCGGAAAACCTTGAAAGACCTTTGCGACTTCATCACGGAGTAG
- the cas5e gene encoding type I-E CRISPR-associated protein Cas5/CasD has protein sequence MRKYLVFTLRGPMQSWGTASAVGEVRASAGRPGRSGVMGLVAAALGIRRNDPDALEILHGAARIAVRADASGERMIDYHTVQTPPSVRKVTYHTRRDELVNKVCKEQLSTILSRREYLAGAAFTVCVWLEADAGYGVDDMRDALARPRLALYLGRKSCPPGFPLLPEIVPADNVAGAFERYDEMRGERCLNAGPLFTGSQVWSDAGHGVPGVEERSTVYSVRDVLTNSARRQFAMRQEHHFTLRRNPEVEHVHE, from the coding sequence ATGAGGAAATATCTTGTCTTTACCCTCCGGGGCCCCATGCAGAGCTGGGGTACGGCCTCGGCCGTTGGCGAGGTTCGCGCCTCGGCCGGGCGGCCCGGGCGTTCCGGGGTGATGGGGCTGGTGGCGGCCGCGCTGGGCATCCGGCGCAATGACCCGGACGCCCTTGAAATCCTGCACGGCGCGGCGCGCATTGCCGTACGCGCGGACGCCTCGGGCGAACGGATGATCGACTACCACACGGTGCAGACGCCCCCTTCCGTGCGCAAGGTGACGTACCATACGCGGCGCGACGAGCTGGTGAACAAGGTTTGCAAGGAGCAGCTTTCCACCATCCTTTCCCGGCGCGAGTACCTTGCCGGGGCCGCGTTCACGGTGTGCGTGTGGCTGGAGGCGGATGCCGGATACGGCGTGGACGACATGCGGGACGCGCTGGCCCGGCCACGGCTGGCACTCTATCTCGGCAGGAAGTCCTGCCCGCCGGGTTTTCCCCTGCTGCCGGAAATCGTGCCTGCGGATAACGTTGCCGGGGCCTTTGAGCGCTATGACGAAATGCGTGGTGAACGCTGCCTCAATGCTGGCCCTTTGTTCACGGGCTCGCAGGTGTGGTCCGATGCCGGGCATGGCGTGCCCGGCGTGGAAGAGCGTTCCACGGTGTATTCCGTGCGCGACGTGCTGACCAACTCGGCCCGGCGGCAGTTCGCCATGCGGCAGGAGCACCATTTCACCCTGCGTCGGAACCCGGAGGTGGAACATGTTCATGAGTAA